From a region of the Gottschalkia purinilytica genome:
- a CDS encoding ABC transporter substrate-binding protein produces the protein MKNNFKRISILFLILLMVSSLLIACSNNNTNNQEENAGKTEASKGNYPVKIKDDFGNKVSIDKEPQRIVSIAPNHTEILFSLGLDDKIVGVTDYCDYPEEAKSKQKIGGFQDPNIEKIIELNPDLVIQTGIVGEDTYKKLKEAGIAVLTLDPKSIQDVNKTLERVGIATNTKSQAKKIINNINKQKDEVVNKVKNIKNKPKVFYEVWHEPLTTAGIGSFVDEFITLAGGENIGRDAKGEYPQYSVEKLIEKNPDVYILTNHGRSENDLKSVAQLKSISAIKNNKVYVLDDNLVSRAGPRITEGLKLVAESLHPELFK, from the coding sequence ATGAAAAACAATTTTAAAAGAATATCAATTTTATTTCTAATACTTTTAATGGTATCATCATTATTAATAGCTTGTTCTAATAATAACACTAATAATCAAGAAGAGAATGCAGGTAAAACAGAAGCTAGTAAAGGAAACTATCCTGTTAAAATTAAGGATGACTTTGGAAATAAGGTTAGTATAGATAAAGAACCACAAAGAATAGTATCAATAGCACCTAATCATACAGAAATTTTGTTTTCATTAGGATTAGATGATAAGATAGTTGGTGTAACAGATTACTGTGATTATCCTGAAGAAGCAAAGTCAAAGCAAAAAATAGGTGGATTTCAAGATCCAAATATTGAAAAAATTATAGAGCTCAATCCAGATTTAGTTATTCAAACAGGAATAGTTGGAGAAGATACATATAAAAAGCTTAAAGAAGCAGGAATAGCTGTATTAACTCTAGACCCAAAGTCTATACAGGATGTTAATAAGACTTTAGAAAGAGTTGGTATAGCAACAAATACTAAGAGTCAAGCTAAAAAAATAATTAATAATATAAACAAGCAGAAAGATGAAGTAGTTAACAAAGTTAAAAATATAAAAAATAAGCCTAAAGTATTTTATGAAGTATGGCATGAACCTCTTACAACAGCAGGGATAGGATCATTTGTAGATGAATTTATAACTTTAGCTGGTGGAGAGAATATTGGTAGAGATGCTAAGGGAGAATATCCACAGTATAGTGTAGAAAAACTTATAGAAAAGAATCCAGATGTATATATATTAACTAATCATGGAAGAAGTGAGAATGATTTAAAATCTGTAGCTCAGTTAAAAAGTATAAGTGCAATAAAAAATAATAAAGTATACGTTCTTGATGATAATCTTGTTTCAAGAGCAGGACCAAGAATTACAGAAGGATTAAAATTAGTTGCTGAAAGCCTACATCCAGAACTTTTTAAATAA